One window from the genome of Synergistaceae bacterium encodes:
- a CDS encoding methyl-accepting chemotaxis protein: MFKNMHIKTQIISSAFFLVLLSVVCSSGTALWYTYASITETFSEEATRSINGFERVVAGMMKKTEAFRDGLIKLNELGRLVSEKDKEGIYELTKPLLDTSDVDVLVIAASDGEVLARPHDRARVGDNIGQGDDFKTAIGGTSYAVFMSNPSSKLGYYCGGPIIYQGKTVGMVRTALSLENQKIVDEIRALYGVEATVFAGSTRINTTIMENGKRVVGTDASPAVTDAVVNKGGTFSGKIKLFGQDYLARYTPIRDSTPGVKGMFFTGKPIAELNRAIRSIVRGVSLVSVGALALAFLLTLLIARGIARPLNRIVTIVRRIEGGDFLIAKREFDYPGRDEMGVIFTQLRQAVETQADCLRETKDSADTVSGDAEELSALAETTGEAAKKIDASVSGVVGISQETKTLSAEANDRLKQVSADALQVSASAEESAKSLHGVAMEAQAAVESFNVVLSEMDQVMTTVNGNNEHITSLEQSIEEITNFVSVITGIAAQTNLLALNAAIEAARAGESGRGFSVVAEEVRKLAEESSGAAKRINQVIEPIRGKTQKVIDGSAKSLTILRKTIEDASVAKNDLIASSRSIDAANDSTKHIVSIVREQTGIITDVAGRTETLVQRMEELASQISSIRNDATETLEASHQVSHTAESLENMASSLKESLSRFKM; encoded by the coding sequence ATGTTCAAAAACATGCACATCAAAACTCAAATCATTTCCTCGGCGTTCTTTTTGGTTTTGCTGTCCGTGGTTTGTTCCAGCGGCACGGCGCTGTGGTACACCTACGCTTCCATTACGGAGACCTTTTCAGAGGAGGCCACTCGCTCCATTAACGGATTCGAGAGAGTCGTGGCTGGCATGATGAAGAAAACCGAGGCGTTCCGTGACGGCCTGATTAAATTGAACGAGCTGGGACGCCTTGTGAGCGAGAAGGACAAAGAAGGCATTTACGAACTCACGAAACCTCTTCTGGATACCTCGGACGTCGACGTCCTGGTGATAGCGGCGTCGGACGGGGAAGTTCTTGCCCGCCCTCATGACAGGGCCAGAGTCGGAGACAACATCGGGCAGGGCGACGACTTCAAAACGGCCATCGGCGGAACCTCCTACGCCGTGTTCATGTCCAACCCGTCCTCTAAACTGGGCTACTACTGCGGCGGCCCGATAATATACCAGGGGAAGACGGTGGGGATGGTTCGGACGGCGCTCTCCCTGGAAAATCAGAAGATCGTGGACGAGATCAGGGCCCTCTACGGTGTGGAGGCCACCGTTTTCGCGGGGAGCACGCGAATCAACACCACCATCATGGAAAACGGAAAGAGAGTGGTGGGCACCGACGCATCTCCCGCCGTAACGGACGCCGTGGTGAACAAGGGCGGGACCTTCAGCGGCAAAATAAAGCTGTTCGGCCAGGATTACCTCGCCCGTTACACCCCCATCAGGGACTCGACCCCCGGCGTGAAGGGAATGTTCTTCACCGGCAAACCCATAGCCGAGCTGAACAGAGCGATCAGGTCCATCGTCCGGGGCGTGTCTCTGGTGTCGGTGGGGGCTCTGGCTCTGGCGTTTCTTCTGACGCTCCTGATCGCGCGGGGCATAGCGCGTCCTCTCAACCGCATCGTTACCATCGTTCGGAGGATCGAGGGGGGAGACTTTCTCATCGCCAAGCGGGAATTCGACTACCCCGGAAGGGATGAAATGGGCGTGATTTTCACGCAGCTCAGACAGGCCGTGGAAACCCAGGCCGACTGTCTGCGGGAGACGAAAGACTCGGCGGACACGGTGAGCGGCGACGCGGAGGAACTGTCGGCCCTGGCGGAGACCACGGGCGAGGCCGCGAAGAAAATCGACGCATCCGTCTCCGGCGTCGTGGGCATATCCCAGGAGACGAAGACCCTGTCCGCGGAGGCCAACGACAGGCTGAAGCAGGTGTCCGCCGACGCGCTCCAGGTCTCAGCCTCGGCGGAGGAGTCCGCCAAATCTCTGCACGGCGTGGCAATGGAAGCTCAGGCGGCGGTGGAGAGCTTCAACGTCGTCCTGAGCGAGATGGATCAGGTCATGACCACGGTCAACGGCAACAACGAACACATCACGTCCCTGGAGCAGTCCATTGAGGAGATAACGAACTTCGTCTCCGTCATTACGGGCATCGCCGCCCAGACGAACCTGCTGGCGCTGAACGCGGCCATAGAGGCCGCCCGGGCGGGCGAAAGCGGCAGAGGGTTCTCCGTGGTGGCGGAGGAGGTCCGGAAACTGGCAGAGGAGTCATCGGGCGCGGCCAAGCGCATCAATCAGGTCATCGAGCCGATCCGGGGGAAAACCCAGAAGGTCATCGACGGGTCGGCAAAATCCCTGACCATCCTCAGGAAAACCATTGAGGACGCCTCCGTGGCCAAAAACGACCTGATAGCCTCTTCTCGGAGCATCGACGCGGCCAACGACTCCACGAAGCACATCGTCAGCATCGTTCGGGAGCAAACCGGCATCATAACCGACGTGGCCGGCAGGACGGAGACCCTCGTCCAGCGCATGGAGGAACTGGCGTCTCAGATAAGCA